A window of the Syntrophothermus lipocalidus DSM 12680 genome harbors these coding sequences:
- a CDS encoding stage III sporulation protein AB, translated as MLVKIVGGLLTFLACGAYGLAGAKSLDNRVRQLKSIRFALAILEKEITYLQNPLPRALQKTALLAEPPTRQFLAVAAGCLERRGGVTAEEAWLEGIKTLQENSDLSETDLFLLQSFASRLGMSDTEEQKKAFQLLGEEIKQLEDSAFKTAATEKKLWTYGGFLLGTLVVLLLL; from the coding sequence ATGCTGGTAAAAATCGTGGGAGGTTTGTTGACGTTTTTGGCCTGCGGGGCTTATGGTTTGGCCGGTGCCAAAAGTCTGGACAACCGCGTGAGGCAATTAAAGTCAATCCGTTTTGCTCTCGCAATTTTAGAAAAGGAGATCACTTATCTGCAGAACCCTCTTCCGCGCGCATTGCAGAAAACGGCTCTACTGGCAGAGCCTCCTACCCGTCAGTTCCTCGCGGTTGCTGCAGGATGCCTTGAACGTAGAGGAGGCGTAACCGCCGAAGAAGCGTGGCTGGAGGGAATAAAGACCCTTCAGGAAAACTCGGATCTAAGCGAGACTGATCTGTTCTTATTACAATCTTTCGCTTCGCGCCTGGGAATGTCCGATACTGAAGAGCAAAAAAAAGCTTTCCAGTTGCTGGGTGAAGAGATAAAACAATTGGAAGATTCAGCTTTTAAGACTGCGGCTACAGAAAAAAAACTATGGACCTACGGGGGGTTTCTTCTGGGAACCCTGGTTGTACTTCTATTGCTGTAA
- the spoIIIAC gene encoding stage III sporulation protein AC, with translation MDTAIIFKIAGIGILISVLSIVLKQAQKEEQAQMLTLAGVIVVLIILVQLLSQLFTMVRTVFDL, from the coding sequence GTGGATACCGCTATAATATTTAAGATTGCAGGCATTGGCATTCTCATTTCCGTTCTGAGTATAGTTCTTAAACAGGCGCAAAAAGAGGAGCAAGCCCAGATGCTCACCCTGGCCGGGGTGATAGTTGTCTTGATTATTCTGGTCCAGCTTTTGAGCCAGCTGTTCACCATGGTCAGGACCGTGTTTGACCTTTAA
- the spoIIIAD gene encoding stage III sporulation protein AD produces the protein MEIARLVGIALVTTVFLMFLRQEKPQIAVLLSIAFGIVVFFMIIGKLFSVVQVVSQLSRKAEVNFFFVSTVLKILGVAYLAEFASVICRDAGEQAVAQKVEFAAKVIIAVLALPILVAILESIMDIMPG, from the coding sequence ATGGAGATTGCCCGGCTAGTCGGGATAGCATTGGTTACCACCGTATTTCTGATGTTTTTGCGCCAAGAAAAACCACAAATAGCGGTTCTTCTTAGTATTGCTTTTGGTATCGTTGTCTTCTTTATGATTATAGGGAAGCTTTTTTCTGTGGTTCAGGTGGTGAGCCAGCTTTCTCGGAAGGCAGAAGTCAATTTCTTTTTTGTTTCGACTGTGCTCAAAATCTTGGGGGTTGCTTATTTGGCCGAGTTTGCCTCTGTAATCTGCCGCGATGCCGGTGAGCAAGCCGTTGCCCAAAAAGTCGAGTTTGCGGCCAAAGTGATCATTGCAGTATTGGCTTTGCCGATTCTGGTGGCGATACTCGAATCCATTATGGACATTATGCCCGGATAG
- the spoIIIAE gene encoding stage III sporulation protein AE, whose translation MLTGNKLWLIGLTLILALLSWSRPALAGDSSQAASVTWEEGLDSLDLREMEKYKNEIDGELSAYLQKVSLKQWFIDFIQGKWELNVKEVLGNLLRFFLGEVAANAGLLGKLMVLSVVTSLLVNFQAAFGGEGTSRISYMAAFMALMAVGIASFRYALGLGQQTVTDMSDFMVSVLPQMTVLVAGMGGINTSTALFPLMMTACTACASAIQHVVFPLVVFSAVLHLVDTAADTVQVQKLGKLLSSAAIVGLGLFMTVFVGLLGLRTVYGAVLDEVTLKTTQFATSFFPVIGKLLSEALEYTLGYMAILKHALSIFGLVIVFGICIFPVLKIGAIVLIYKLSAALVEPLGDARTAQALDIMAKHLTLVLASVVAVALMFFIMITVLAGITNQPLLLK comes from the coding sequence TTGCTAACAGGAAATAAGTTATGGCTGATCGGATTAACTTTAATACTGGCTCTTCTAAGTTGGAGCAGGCCCGCGCTAGCCGGAGATTCATCGCAGGCAGCATCGGTTACCTGGGAGGAGGGTTTAGATAGTCTGGATCTCCGAGAAATGGAGAAGTACAAAAACGAGATAGACGGGGAGTTATCAGCCTATTTACAAAAGGTGTCGTTGAAACAGTGGTTCATCGACTTTATTCAAGGCAAATGGGAGCTAAATGTGAAAGAGGTTTTGGGAAACCTTCTGCGGTTCTTTCTAGGAGAAGTGGCTGCCAACGCCGGACTGCTGGGCAAGCTTATGGTCTTGTCCGTGGTTACATCGCTTTTGGTCAATTTTCAGGCGGCTTTCGGAGGAGAGGGAACCAGCAGGATATCATATATGGCCGCCTTCATGGCTTTAATGGCGGTAGGGATCGCATCTTTTCGTTATGCCTTGGGCCTGGGACAGCAAACGGTTACGGATATGTCCGATTTTATGGTGAGTGTGTTGCCACAAATGACGGTTTTGGTGGCGGGGATGGGAGGGATCAACACCTCTACTGCCTTGTTTCCTCTAATGATGACTGCTTGCACTGCGTGTGCCAGTGCTATCCAGCATGTGGTCTTCCCGCTGGTTGTTTTTTCCGCAGTGCTGCACCTGGTAGACACTGCAGCCGATACAGTGCAGGTGCAGAAACTGGGGAAACTGCTTTCGAGTGCGGCCATAGTAGGGTTAGGGCTGTTCATGACTGTTTTCGTAGGGTTGTTAGGACTCAGAACCGTCTACGGAGCGGTATTGGACGAAGTAACTCTCAAGACCACGCAGTTTGCAACCAGCTTCTTCCCTGTAATCGGGAAACTGTTATCGGAGGCCCTGGAATACACGCTGGGCTATATGGCGATCTTGAAGCACGCTCTTTCCATCTTCGGTTTGGTGATAGTCTTCGGCATTTGCATCTTCCCGGTTTTGAAGATAGGGGCCATCGTTCTCATTTACAAACTGTCGGCCGCTCTGGTAGAGCCGCTGGGTGATGCCAGGACAGCCCAGGCCTTGGATATCATGGCTAAACACCTGACATTGGTCTTGGCCTCGGTGGTGGCCGTCGCTTTAATGTTTTTCATAATGATTACGGTGCTCGCCGGTATCACTAACCAGCCTTTGTTGCTCAAGTGA
- a CDS encoding stage III sporulation protein AF has protein sequence MSLISDMVRNLAAIALLAGFLEIMLPSSSLRPFVRFAIGLFVVIAVLNPTLKFVNQTQDLAMEAWEVKYPEKQTEMAVHQGEALRNKMLKEASNQLKAKTEGQVAAIASLVPGVESLRAEVKLDDQGKISHLVLIVGSKPKQDKSETFQVDAFIASGRDREQKKGIEQKLIDLVKNLYGLEPEQVKVEFEGG, from the coding sequence TTGAGTCTTATTTCAGACATGGTGCGAAACCTGGCGGCGATAGCTCTTCTGGCCGGTTTCTTAGAAATCATGTTACCTTCTAGCAGCTTGCGCCCGTTTGTAAGGTTTGCCATAGGCCTTTTCGTGGTCATAGCAGTGCTAAACCCGACTTTGAAATTTGTTAACCAAACCCAGGATTTGGCTATGGAAGCGTGGGAGGTAAAGTACCCAGAAAAGCAGACGGAAATGGCAGTACATCAAGGGGAAGCTTTGCGAAACAAGATGTTAAAGGAGGCGTCGAACCAGCTAAAAGCCAAGACTGAGGGACAAGTAGCTGCTATAGCTTCTTTGGTTCCTGGGGTTGAATCATTACGGGCCGAGGTTAAACTGGATGACCAAGGCAAAATATCTCACCTGGTCCTAATCGTCGGTTCCAAGCCAAAACAGGACAAGTCGGAAACATTCCAGGTCGACGCGTTTATAGCCAGCGGACGCGACAGAGAACAGAAAAAGGGCATTGAACAAAAACTCATAGACCTCGTTAAGAATCTCTACGGGCTGGAACCGGAACAGGTTAAAGTGGAGTTTGAGGGGGGTTAA